GGTCACCGGCCAGCGCTCCGATAACGGCGGCCGGCGCAAGCTCTGGCTCGGGGTCAATACCGCTGCGGTCGCACTGCTGACCGGGCTCTGCTTCTTCGTTTTCCCCCGCCCGGAGTTCCTGCTGCTCGGCGTGACGCTGATTGCGCTGGGCAACGTCTTCTTCGAATTTGCCGGCGTGAACTACAACGCCATGCTGGCCCAGATCTCCACGCCCGCGAACATCGGCAAGATCAGCGGCTTCGGCTGGGCCTCGGGCTACCTCGGAGGCATCGTGGCGCTGCTGATCGTGCTGCAGCTCTTCGTCCAGCCCAGCATTGACTGGTTCGGGGCCTCCACCGAGGAAAGCCTGAACATCCGCCTGGTGGCGGTGTTCTCTGCGCTCTGGTTCCTGATCTTCGCGATCCCGGTGATGCTCGCCGTCCCGGAAGTGCCCAAGGCCAGGCAGGCCCGCCTGGGCTTCTTCGCCTCCTACGGCCTGCTCGTGCGCCGCATCCGCGCCATCTACCGGACCAGCCCGCACACCATCTTCTTCCTGCTGGCCAGCGCCATCTTCCGTGACGGCCTCGCCGCGGTCTTCACCTTCGGCGGGATCATCGCCGCAGGCACCTTTGGCTTCGAGCTCAAGCAGGTCATCTTCTTTGCCATCTTCGGAAATGTTGTGGCCGCCGCCGGCGCCCTGGTGGGCGGTTTCCTGGACGACAAGGTGGGCCCCAAGGCCGTCATCATCGCCTCACTGGCCGGCCTGCTGGTCGCGGGCAGCGTCCTCCTGGCCCTGGGAAACGGCAACTATTCCTTACTCGGCATGGAGTGGTCCGGCAGCACGACCTTCTGGGTGTTCGGCTTGTTCCTGTGCCTGTTCGTGGGCCCGGCCCAGTCCTCGTCCCGCGCCTACCTGGCCCGGCTGGCCCCGCACGGTGAATCCGGCGAACTGTTCGGCCTGTACGCCACCACCGGCCGGGCCGTCAGCTTCCTGGCACCGGCGCTGTTCACCCTATGCATCACGGTCGCGACGCCCTTTGTTGCCCCCGGCGAAGCGCAGCGCTGGGGCATCCTCGGCATCATGGTCGTCCTGCTGGCCGGGCTGCTGGTGATGGTGCCCGTCAAGCCGCCGGGCAAGACGGAAATCGCCGTCGTGCCCGAGGCCTGAACCTGCCCCAATAAGCTGCCAGCGCATTAGGCTGGAGGCATGAACGTGGATGAGACAGACCTTCCCGGCCTGGGCCGGCGCAAGGACTTCATGACCGCCTCGGGACGCCGGATCGGCGTCGTCGAGTACCGCGAAGGCCAAACCGAACTGATCGTCTCGACCTGGGACGACCCGGACACCTGCCAGGCGTCCATCCCGCTGACCGCCGACGAGGCCGCGGCCCTGGGCAATCTTCTGGGCGGACAGCGCCTGGCCATGCAACTGTCCGAGGCGCACCGGGAGGTCCCGGGGATCGTCACCCGGCAGTTCTCCATTGCCGCGGACTCACCCTTCCAGAACCAGCCGATGGGCAAGGCCTGCATCCGGACCCGCAGCGGCGCCTCGATAGTTGCCATCATGCGTGAGGGTGAGGTCCTCCCCTCGCCGGGCCCCGACGTCGTCCTGCACCCCGGTGATCTGCTGGTGGCGGTAGGCACGCAAGAAGGCCTGGACACTGCGGCCGGCATCCTGCGCAACGGATAGACGGCATGGATCCGCTCGCCCTGACCCTCATCGAACTGGGGGCCGTCGTGTTCTGCCTTGGCCTGCTGGCCAGGCTGGCCGGGCGGATCGGCATGTCACCCATCCCGCTCTACCTCGTCGGCGGCCTGTTCTTTGGCGCCGGCGGGCTGGTCAAGCTCGAGGGTATGCACGAGTTCGCGCACCTCTCCAGCGAGATCGGCGTCATCCTGCTTCTTCTTATGCTCGGACTGGAATATACAGCGGCCGAGCTCGTCACGGGCCTCCGGCGGTCCTGGCAGGCCGGCATCCTGGATCTCGTGCTCAACTTCCTGCCCGGGGCGGCCCTGGCCGTGATGCTGGGCTGGGGACTCGTGGGGGCCATGGTGATGGGCGGCGTCACCTACATCTCCTCGTCCGGAATCGCCGCGAAGGTGATCACCGATTTGGGCCGGATCGGTAACCGCGAGACACCGGTGATCCTGTCCATCCTGGTATTCGAGGATCTGGCCATGGCGGTCTACCTGCCGATCCTGACGGCCACCCTCGCGGGAGTGACGTTCCTGGTGGGGCTGCAGACCGTGGGGATCTCGCTCGCGGTCGTCACGCTGGTGCTGGTGATCGCGCTGCGGCACGGGCACCACGTATCAAAGGCCGTGCACAGCGAAAATTCCGAGGTGTTCCTGCTCAACCTGCTGGGCGCGGCCCTGCTCGTCGCGGGGCTGGCGGCCGCCATGCAGGTGTCGGCTGCGGTGGGCGCCTTTATGCTCGGGATTGCGATCTCCGGCGCCACCGCCCACAGCGCCACGCGGATCCTTGAGCCGCTGCGCGACTTGTTCGCGGCGATCTTCTTTGTGGTCTTCGGCCTCAATACGGAT
The nucleotide sequence above comes from Arthrobacter sp. KBS0702. Encoded proteins:
- a CDS encoding cation:proton antiporter, translated to MDPLALTLIELGAVVFCLGLLARLAGRIGMSPIPLYLVGGLFFGAGGLVKLEGMHEFAHLSSEIGVILLLLMLGLEYTAAELVTGLRRSWQAGILDLVLNFLPGAALAVMLGWGLVGAMVMGGVTYISSSGIAAKVITDLGRIGNRETPVILSILVFEDLAMAVYLPILTATLAGVTFLVGLQTVGISLAVVTLVLVIALRHGHHVSKAVHSENSEVFLLNLLGAALLVAGLAAAMQVSAAVGAFMLGIAISGATAHSATRILEPLRDLFAAIFFVVFGLNTDPSSIPPVLGWALVLAVVTAATKMITGIWAAKRAGIAIPGRFRAGAALIARGEFSIVIAGLAVASGVVPRELAALATAYVLIMAIMGPLAARFVEPVVRMLRRPARRVTLPVRPAS
- a CDS encoding MFS transporter, whose translation is MNSATAPEAMRPASELESGSHATGKGKVLAWAAWDWGSAAFNAVMTTFVFTVYLTSKAFGGEDEASAVLGGALAIAGAAIALLAPVTGQRSDNGGRRKLWLGVNTAAVALLTGLCFFVFPRPEFLLLGVTLIALGNVFFEFAGVNYNAMLAQISTPANIGKISGFGWASGYLGGIVALLIVLQLFVQPSIDWFGASTEESLNIRLVAVFSALWFLIFAIPVMLAVPEVPKARQARLGFFASYGLLVRRIRAIYRTSPHTIFFLLASAIFRDGLAAVFTFGGIIAAGTFGFELKQVIFFAIFGNVVAAAGALVGGFLDDKVGPKAVIIASLAGLLVAGSVLLALGNGNYSLLGMEWSGSTTFWVFGLFLCLFVGPAQSSSRAYLARLAPHGESGELFGLYATTGRAVSFLAPALFTLCITVATPFVAPGEAQRWGILGIMVVLLAGLLVMVPVKPPGKTEIAVVPEA
- a CDS encoding cation:proton antiporter regulatory subunit; translated protein: MNVDETDLPGLGRRKDFMTASGRRIGVVEYREGQTELIVSTWDDPDTCQASIPLTADEAAALGNLLGGQRLAMQLSEAHREVPGIVTRQFSIAADSPFQNQPMGKACIRTRSGASIVAIMREGEVLPSPGPDVVLHPGDLLVAVGTQEGLDTAAGILRNG